A genome region from Arthrobacter sp. V1I9 includes the following:
- a CDS encoding FAD-binding oxidoreductase: MGSVVEELETTLAAGQVDRTEATLSRYAVDQAPILDYQLPLAVVFPESVADVQAVVKICAAGAVPIVPRGAGTGVSGGAHATKDCIILSLERMDRILQLNPDDETAVVEPGVINAVLNEAAAAHGLMYAPDPASFRSSTIGGNVATNAGGLRCAKYGVTRDSVLALDVVLADGSLIHTGHQTFKGVAGYDLTGLFVGSEGTLGIVVGVTVRLKYLPREVHTVAAFYPDFRLAAAGVLAVGRARVQPAIMELLDGGTLAQLDEIHGSDLTARGRSLLLIQTDGFGAAAEAEVVREVLKAGGATVTTEASTEAERLVELRRHSRGVEVDDEYRVGEDVAVPRSSLVDYVAALEGMAAGNGVNLKVVAHAGDGNLHPTFWINRKENKADPGAMARLQQVLDESITAALQMGGTITGEHGVGQYKLRWLGQEQPEPVRELQRRIKELFDPAGILNPGKAI; the protein is encoded by the coding sequence GTGGGAAGCGTAGTTGAGGAACTGGAAACCACGCTGGCGGCCGGCCAGGTGGACCGGACGGAAGCAACCCTCAGCCGGTACGCGGTGGACCAGGCGCCCATCCTCGATTACCAGCTCCCGCTGGCAGTGGTGTTCCCGGAATCAGTGGCAGACGTACAGGCAGTGGTGAAAATCTGCGCTGCCGGCGCCGTGCCGATAGTGCCGCGGGGTGCCGGAACGGGAGTGTCCGGCGGCGCCCACGCCACCAAAGACTGCATCATCCTGTCCCTTGAGCGCATGGACAGGATCCTGCAACTGAATCCTGACGACGAAACGGCAGTGGTGGAACCGGGAGTTATCAACGCCGTCCTCAACGAGGCAGCAGCGGCGCATGGCCTGATGTATGCGCCGGACCCGGCCAGCTTCCGCAGCTCCACGATTGGCGGCAACGTGGCCACCAACGCGGGCGGCCTGCGGTGCGCCAAGTACGGAGTCACCAGGGACTCGGTCCTCGCGCTGGACGTAGTGCTGGCGGACGGCTCGCTCATCCATACCGGCCACCAGACCTTCAAGGGCGTGGCAGGCTATGACCTGACCGGACTGTTCGTCGGCTCGGAGGGAACGCTCGGCATCGTGGTAGGAGTGACGGTGCGCCTGAAGTACCTTCCCCGGGAAGTGCACACTGTTGCTGCCTTTTACCCGGACTTCCGTCTCGCCGCCGCAGGCGTACTGGCCGTGGGCAGGGCGCGGGTCCAGCCCGCCATTATGGAATTGCTCGACGGCGGTACGCTGGCCCAGCTGGACGAGATCCACGGCTCGGACCTTACGGCGCGCGGCCGGTCGCTGCTCCTGATCCAGACGGACGGCTTCGGCGCTGCCGCCGAGGCGGAAGTGGTCCGGGAAGTCCTGAAGGCCGGCGGGGCGACTGTCACCACCGAGGCCAGCACGGAGGCAGAACGGCTGGTGGAGCTTCGGCGCCACAGCCGGGGCGTGGAAGTCGACGACGAGTACCGGGTGGGAGAGGATGTCGCCGTGCCCCGCTCGAGCCTCGTTGACTATGTCGCTGCCCTTGAGGGCATGGCCGCCGGCAACGGTGTGAACCTGAAGGTGGTGGCACACGCCGGTGACGGCAACCTGCACCCCACCTTCTGGATAAACCGGAAGGAGAACAAGGCGGATCCGGGTGCAATGGCGCGGCTGCAGCAAGTACTGGACGAATCCATCACGGCAGCCCTGCAGATGGGTGGAACCATTACCGGGGAACACGGCGTAGGGCAGTACAAACTGCGGTGGCTGGGCCAGGAGCAGCCGGAACCGGTCCGGGAGCTCCAGCGCAGGATCAAGGAACTGTTCGATCCTGCCGGCATCCTGAATCCCGGGAAGGCGATTTAG
- a CDS encoding glycoside hydrolase family 13 protein produces the protein MSVETVTPTTAPHTGPLTLIHSEDSQPGWWRSAVIYQVYPRSFRDLNGDGVGDIPGITEELPHLAELGVDAVWLSPFYRSPQRDAGYDVSDYCDVDPLFGTLGDFDVMMAESHRLGLRVIVDLVPNHCSDQHVLFQAALAAPAGSPEREMFIFRDGEGPEGHQPPNNWQSHFGGPAWTRVTGPDGQPDQWYLHLFDSSQPDFNWDNPAVHIEFERILRFWLDRGVSGFRVDVAHALVKAPGLPAWGGRADGGSSDGFPGHEAPMFGQPAIHDIYRAWRRILDLYGPDRILCAEASVDLPRLAHWVRSDEMHQAFNFPYLHAGLDVNRLRTVITDSLTVLGAVGAPSTWVLSNHDVVRHATRFGYNGQGPRDGDGIGLADPQPDTALGRHRAAAASLFMLGLPGAAYLYQGEELGLPDGIDIPEHQRQDPTFARTGGQRLGRDGCRVPLPWRADEPHFGFGSGNDPWLPMPSSFAGLARDLQAGLPSSHLSLYRNMLEIRRGLDLGRGSLAWAEDWCTGSSLAYVNGTTLVLMNLNHEPLEMPAGQVLVRSASSGLESSGWDGLLASGETAWIRIGPDTSAN, from the coding sequence ATGTCTGTCGAAACTGTGACGCCCACCACCGCGCCCCACACCGGGCCGCTGACCCTGATCCACTCGGAGGACAGCCAACCCGGCTGGTGGCGCTCGGCCGTGATCTACCAGGTGTACCCGCGCTCGTTCCGCGATCTCAACGGCGACGGCGTGGGAGACATTCCCGGTATCACGGAGGAACTGCCGCACCTGGCCGAGCTCGGGGTCGACGCCGTTTGGCTGTCGCCCTTCTACCGTTCCCCCCAGCGCGATGCCGGCTATGACGTCAGCGACTACTGCGACGTGGACCCGCTCTTCGGCACCCTCGGGGACTTCGACGTCATGATGGCAGAATCCCACCGGCTGGGACTGCGCGTGATCGTGGACCTCGTGCCCAACCACTGCTCTGACCAGCACGTGCTGTTCCAGGCAGCCCTCGCGGCGCCGGCGGGAAGCCCTGAGCGGGAAATGTTCATTTTCCGGGACGGCGAAGGTCCGGAAGGCCACCAGCCGCCCAACAACTGGCAGTCCCACTTCGGCGGCCCCGCATGGACCCGGGTAACCGGGCCCGACGGCCAGCCTGACCAGTGGTACCTGCACCTTTTTGATTCCTCCCAGCCCGACTTCAACTGGGACAACCCGGCCGTCCACATCGAGTTCGAACGGATTCTGCGGTTCTGGCTGGACCGGGGCGTCTCCGGTTTCCGCGTGGACGTGGCTCACGCGCTGGTCAAGGCTCCGGGGCTCCCCGCCTGGGGAGGACGGGCCGACGGCGGAAGTTCAGACGGGTTCCCGGGCCACGAGGCACCCATGTTCGGCCAGCCGGCCATCCACGACATCTACCGTGCCTGGCGGCGAATCCTTGACCTATACGGCCCCGACCGCATCCTCTGCGCAGAAGCCAGCGTGGACCTCCCCCGCCTTGCGCACTGGGTCAGGTCCGACGAGATGCACCAGGCGTTCAACTTCCCGTACTTGCATGCAGGCTTGGACGTGAACCGTCTGCGGACGGTCATCACGGATTCCCTCACCGTCTTGGGTGCCGTCGGTGCTCCAAGCACCTGGGTGCTTTCCAACCACGACGTCGTCCGCCACGCCACCCGCTTCGGCTACAACGGGCAAGGGCCACGAGATGGTGACGGGATCGGCCTGGCCGATCCGCAACCTGACACGGCGCTGGGCCGGCACCGGGCTGCTGCCGCTTCGCTGTTTATGCTGGGGCTGCCCGGGGCTGCTTATCTATACCAGGGCGAGGAGCTTGGGCTGCCTGACGGCATCGACATCCCTGAGCACCAGCGCCAGGACCCCACCTTCGCCCGGACAGGCGGGCAACGGCTGGGCCGTGACGGTTGCCGCGTTCCCTTGCCGTGGCGGGCCGATGAACCGCACTTCGGCTTCGGCTCCGGCAACGACCCCTGGCTGCCGATGCCATCATCCTTCGCTGGATTGGCCCGTGACCTGCAGGCCGGCCTGCCGTCGTCGCACCTGTCCCTGTACCGGAACATGCTGGAGATCCGCCGCGGACTGGACCTGGGCCGCGGATCCTTGGCATGGGCGGAGGACTGGTGCACAGGGTCGTCCCTGGCGTACGTCAACGGCACTACGCTAGTGCTTATGAACCTCAACCACGAGCCGCTGGAAATGCCCGCGGGCCAGGTCCTCGTCCGCAGCGCGTCTTCGGGTCTGGAGTCTTCCGGGTGGGACGGCCTGCTGGCTTCGGGCGAAACCGCCTGGATCCGGATTGGACCGGACACCTCCGCCAATTGA
- a CDS encoding LacI family DNA-binding transcriptional regulator, whose product MAGIKDVADKAGLSVATVSRALSGKSNVSAKSRKLALEAAGELGFVPSYHASSLASGRNHNIGLVVPSIHRWYFSSVLEGASATLLDAGFDLTLYNVGDQPERRQSVLNDFLLRKRLDAVIAVALVLSDDEIQQLLAVHRPIVGIGGTLPGASTIRIDDERLARMATDHLIRLGHTRIAHVTGDAAMNQDFKLPGIRQAGYQQAMDAAGLQVRPEWQITADFTVHGAYTAARRLLGASTERPTGVFAASDEMAVGTILAARDFGLQVPRDLSVVGMDGHELGETFGLTTIDQDPRGQGALAARTALQLLEPKSGSDDGPVPPRADQEFRTEFVIRTSTAVPPDESGRKRP is encoded by the coding sequence ATGGCCGGCATAAAGGACGTCGCAGACAAGGCGGGTCTATCCGTCGCAACCGTCTCACGGGCGCTCAGCGGAAAATCAAACGTCTCCGCCAAGAGCCGGAAACTCGCGCTGGAGGCGGCGGGGGAACTGGGGTTTGTGCCGTCCTATCACGCCTCCAGCCTGGCCTCCGGGCGGAACCACAATATTGGCCTGGTGGTGCCCTCCATCCACCGCTGGTATTTCTCTTCAGTGCTGGAGGGTGCGTCTGCCACCCTTTTGGATGCCGGTTTCGACCTGACGCTCTACAACGTGGGCGACCAGCCGGAGCGCCGGCAAAGCGTGCTGAACGACTTCCTGCTCCGGAAGCGTCTCGACGCTGTGATCGCCGTGGCGCTGGTGCTCAGCGACGATGAGATCCAGCAGCTGTTGGCTGTCCACCGCCCCATTGTGGGCATTGGCGGCACGCTGCCCGGAGCGTCCACGATCAGGATCGACGACGAGCGTCTGGCCAGGATGGCCACCGACCACCTCATCAGGCTGGGACATACCCGGATAGCCCATGTCACCGGCGATGCGGCCATGAATCAGGACTTCAAGCTGCCGGGCATCCGGCAGGCAGGCTACCAACAGGCTATGGATGCCGCTGGCTTGCAGGTCCGGCCGGAATGGCAGATCACCGCCGACTTCACTGTCCATGGCGCCTACACCGCTGCCCGCCGGCTGTTGGGCGCTTCAACGGAGCGCCCCACGGGTGTCTTCGCCGCCTCCGACGAGATGGCGGTAGGCACCATTCTGGCAGCCCGGGACTTCGGCCTGCAGGTTCCCCGGGATCTCTCGGTGGTAGGCATGGACGGGCACGAACTGGGCGAGACCTTCGGCCTGACCACCATCGATCAGGACCCTCGCGGGCAGGGCGCCCTCGCCGCCAGGACCGCGCTGCAGTTACTGGAGCCTAAGAGCGGATCCGACGACGGCCCGGTACCACCGCGAGCCGACCAGGAGTTCCGGACGGAGTTCGTCATCAGGACCAGCACAGCTGTGCCGCCGGACGAATCCGGCCGCAAGCGGCCCTGA